A DNA window from Rhizobium jaguaris contains the following coding sequences:
- a CDS encoding AI-2E family transporter, with protein MGVFERHKPREPRWLGPSAPARMALIPSISAARWLLILIAAAGIYFFYGFLIPVLAAAVIGFATWPLYSDLVRRTNGNTTLAATIAIAFIVTFLVLPIVLSAIYMVGEVREWFAWAVHVNRDGAPPPEWILALPIVGSWLGDQWTQYVGSPGSIGELAQLVSGAHIGNIYRAVLAAGGGAFHVVLTLLFMLIALFFIYRDGANFVRQVDLLGERILPNRWERISRVIPATISSTVMGMTLIAIGEGVVLGVAYWIAGAPSAVTLGVLTGVMALVPGGAPLSMSLVSIYLIASGSHWAGIGLFIWGTVELFVVDKTLRPKLVGGPIKLPFLPTFFGLVGGVKTMGFLGLFIGPVLMAIIVAIWREWIREAELSEEQHAQEPELQLRIRDGSDG; from the coding sequence GTGGGTGTATTCGAACGTCATAAGCCAAGGGAACCGCGGTGGCTGGGGCCGAGCGCACCCGCGCGCATGGCCCTTATTCCGTCGATTTCGGCGGCGCGTTGGCTGCTGATCCTGATTGCGGCCGCCGGCATCTATTTCTTCTACGGTTTCCTTATTCCGGTGCTGGCCGCCGCGGTGATCGGCTTCGCCACCTGGCCGCTTTATAGCGACCTCGTGCGCCGCACCAACGGCAATACGACACTTGCAGCAACCATTGCCATCGCCTTCATCGTCACCTTCTTAGTGCTGCCGATCGTGCTTTCGGCCATCTATATGGTGGGCGAGGTGCGCGAATGGTTTGCCTGGGCTGTGCACGTCAACCGCGACGGAGCTCCGCCGCCGGAATGGATTCTGGCGCTGCCCATCGTCGGCTCGTGGCTTGGCGATCAATGGACTCAATATGTCGGCAGTCCCGGTTCCATTGGAGAATTGGCACAGCTCGTCAGCGGCGCTCATATCGGCAATATTTACCGGGCCGTACTTGCTGCTGGCGGCGGTGCCTTCCATGTCGTGCTGACTTTGCTGTTCATGCTGATCGCCCTGTTCTTCATATACCGTGACGGAGCGAATTTCGTCCGTCAGGTCGATCTCCTGGGTGAACGCATCCTGCCGAACCGCTGGGAGCGCATCTCCCGCGTGATCCCGGCAACGATCAGCTCCACGGTCATGGGCATGACACTGATCGCTATCGGCGAAGGCGTCGTGCTAGGCGTCGCCTACTGGATCGCGGGCGCGCCTTCGGCGGTCACCCTCGGCGTCCTAACCGGGGTTATGGCGCTGGTGCCCGGCGGCGCACCGCTCTCCATGTCGCTGGTTTCCATCTATCTGATTGCCAGCGGCTCGCATTGGGCCGGTATCGGGCTGTTCATTTGGGGCACCGTCGAACTTTTCGTCGTCGACAAGACGCTGCGGCCGAAGCTCGTTGGCGGCCCGATCAAGCTGCCCTTCCTGCCGACCTTTTTCGGCCTCGTCGGCGGCGTAAAGACCATGGGCTTCCTCGGCCTGTTCATCGGCCCAGTGCTCATGGCCATCATCGTCGCCATCTGGCGTGAATGGATCCGCGAAGCGGAATTGAGCGAGGAGCAGCACGCTCAGGAGCCGGAGCTGCAATTGCGTATCCGGGATGGTTCGGACGGCTGA
- a CDS encoding GNAT family N-acetyltransferase, whose amino-acid sequence MCLLGFTLPLTITVESPRQEGVIRLLDMSSAYAQSLYPPESNHMLDLESLERPEVTFWVARLDGDIIGCCALVEAGDGTAEIKRMFVDPLARGRKVAQMLMEALEDTATERNLTALRLETGIYQPEAIGLYRKAGYTEIEPFGSYEPDPLSLFMEKALPRS is encoded by the coding sequence ATGTGTCTTTTAGGATTTACCTTGCCGCTGACCATCACTGTTGAATCACCGCGCCAAGAGGGTGTTATCCGTCTCCTGGATATGTCGAGTGCTTATGCACAATCGCTCTATCCGCCGGAAAGCAATCACATGCTTGATCTCGAGTCACTGGAGAGGCCGGAAGTGACCTTCTGGGTCGCACGGCTCGATGGCGATATAATTGGCTGCTGCGCGCTGGTCGAGGCGGGTGATGGCACCGCGGAGATCAAACGCATGTTTGTCGACCCGCTGGCTAGGGGGCGCAAGGTCGCACAGATGCTGATGGAAGCGCTGGAGGACACGGCGACGGAAAGAAACCTGACGGCGCTACGGCTCGAAACGGGCATATATCAGCCGGAAGCAATCGGCCTCTATCGCAAGGCCGGCTACACAGAGATCGAACCGTTCGGCAGCTACGAGCCTGATCCACTCAGCCTGTTCATGGAAAAGGCGCTTCCGCGGAGCTGA
- a CDS encoding DUF2336 domain-containing protein, giving the protein MSGRYVIIEAFLRWAETAKAESRARAANALGRAYLQSEMPREERAAAEMAMTYMLDDPSPRVRLALAEAVARSPDAPRNVILSLAEDQPEIAGLIILFSPVFTDADLVDLVVRGSNVTRVLVASRGRVSRSVSAALAEIGGETETLCLLENDGASLSRASLKRIAERFGDNAEIRGLLLDRDALPSDVRHLLMRHVSEALAGSNLVQATIGAARLQHVSREASQAATVSMAGTVQHEDIPDLVEHLREVGWLTPAFLMHALCSGKVDFFAGAITSLSTCDEGRVRSILSTGRVFAVRALYESAGLPRDISTVFVEATLIWREASRTHGSTMLENVSARLMRKFHLAEQSPAAAIQLLDMVEKLANAERRRTARTFAALAALAAA; this is encoded by the coding sequence ATATCGGGGCGTTACGTGATCATAGAAGCATTTCTCCGTTGGGCCGAGACCGCCAAGGCAGAGAGCAGGGCGAGGGCGGCCAATGCCCTTGGTCGCGCTTATCTTCAATCGGAAATGCCACGGGAAGAGCGTGCCGCCGCCGAGATGGCGATGACCTATATGCTCGACGATCCGTCGCCGCGCGTGCGCTTGGCACTTGCCGAAGCCGTGGCGCGTTCTCCGGATGCTCCGCGCAACGTCATCCTGTCTCTGGCGGAAGACCAGCCGGAGATCGCCGGATTGATCATTCTATTTTCACCGGTGTTCACCGATGCCGATCTTGTCGATCTTGTGGTACGTGGCAGCAATGTGACGCGTGTCCTGGTCGCCTCGCGCGGGCGAGTGTCACGGTCGGTTTCTGCTGCACTTGCCGAAATCGGCGGCGAAACCGAAACCCTTTGCTTGCTAGAAAACGATGGCGCCTCGTTGTCGCGCGCCTCGTTAAAACGGATTGCCGAGCGCTTTGGCGACAATGCAGAGATCCGCGGCCTGCTTCTTGACCGCGACGCTTTGCCTTCGGATGTTCGCCACCTGCTGATGCGGCATGTCAGCGAGGCATTGGCGGGTTCAAATCTGGTCCAGGCCACGATCGGCGCAGCCAGATTGCAACATGTAAGTCGCGAGGCCAGCCAGGCAGCCACGGTTTCCATGGCCGGGACAGTACAGCACGAGGATATTCCCGATCTGGTCGAGCACCTGCGGGAGGTTGGCTGGTTGACGCCCGCTTTCCTCATGCATGCGCTTTGTTCCGGCAAAGTGGATTTCTTCGCCGGCGCGATTACCAGCCTTTCCACCTGCGACGAGGGGCGCGTCCGCTCCATCCTTTCCACCGGCCGCGTCTTTGCCGTCCGTGCGCTTTATGAGTCTGCGGGCTTGCCGCGCGACATCAGCACCGTCTTTGTCGAGGCGACATTGATCTGGCGTGAGGCGTCGCGCACGCACGGTAGCACTATGCTGGAAAATGTTTCGGCCCGGCTGATGCGTAAATTCCACCTCGCCGAACAATCTCCTGCCGCGGCAATTCAATTGCTCGATATGGTGGAGAAGCTCGCCAATGCCGAGCGACGGCGGACTGCGCGTACATTCGCGGCGCTGGCGGCTCTTGCCGCAGCGTGA
- a CDS encoding flavin reductase family protein yields MFYTTDTNQHGLAYDPFKAIVAPRPIGWIGSKGRDGSLNLSPYSFFNAVSDRPKLVMFSSMGRKDSVRNVEETNVFTANLVSRNLLEKMNHSSTAVPYGTDEFSLAGLTAKPGRLVDAPYVAEAFAVLECLVTEVMRPKGLSGEPSENIMVFGQVVGIHIDETIIRDGRLDMALARPVARMGYMDYSEGSNVFELLRPRTP; encoded by the coding sequence ATGTTCTACACGACAGATACCAATCAGCACGGCTTGGCCTATGATCCCTTCAAGGCCATCGTTGCGCCACGGCCAATCGGCTGGATCGGCAGCAAGGGCAGGGACGGCTCGCTGAATCTTTCGCCCTACTCCTTCTTCAACGCGGTCAGCGACCGGCCGAAGCTGGTGATGTTTTCGTCGATGGGCCGTAAGGACAGCGTTCGCAATGTCGAAGAAACCAATGTCTTTACCGCCAATCTCGTCAGCCGCAACCTCCTCGAAAAGATGAATCATTCGTCGACCGCCGTACCCTATGGTACCGACGAGTTCTCGCTGGCCGGACTGACCGCGAAACCCGGTCGACTGGTCGACGCTCCCTATGTCGCCGAAGCCTTCGCTGTACTTGAATGCCTGGTGACGGAGGTCATGCGGCCCAAGGGTCTCAGCGGTGAGCCATCGGAAAATATCATGGTCTTTGGCCAGGTTGTGGGCATCCATATCGATGAAACGATCATCCGGGATGGCCGGCTCGACATGGCGCTCGCACGGCCCGTCGCACGCATGGGCTATATGGATTACAGCGAGGGCAGCAATGTCTTCGAACTGCTGCGTCCGAGGACGCCATGA
- a CDS encoding nitroreductase family protein: MKTDIKLVDYLAVRRSIPAFQMTEPGPDKAEIEDILRLASRVPDHGKLAPWRFIVYRGEERARIGEELLKLALETKPDLSEEMIQVERTRFTRAPVVIAVVSKAGPHFKIPEWEQLMSAGALCLNLLISANAHGWVSNWLTEWFAYDERAYPLLGVQPGEKVAGFIHIGSSTFPSTERPRPELTETVTWIGGEDT; encoded by the coding sequence ATGAAAACCGATATCAAGCTGGTCGATTATCTGGCGGTTCGCCGATCCATTCCTGCTTTTCAAATGACCGAACCCGGCCCAGATAAGGCCGAAATCGAAGATATCCTGCGGCTCGCTTCGCGCGTCCCGGATCACGGCAAGCTGGCCCCCTGGCGCTTTATCGTCTATCGCGGCGAGGAGCGGGCGCGGATCGGCGAGGAACTATTGAAGCTGGCGCTGGAAACCAAGCCGGACTTGTCCGAAGAGATGATCCAGGTCGAGCGCACGCGTTTCACCCGCGCTCCGGTCGTCATCGCGGTCGTCAGCAAGGCGGGACCGCATTTCAAGATTCCGGAATGGGAACAGTTGATGTCAGCCGGTGCGCTCTGCCTCAACCTGCTGATCTCGGCCAATGCGCATGGCTGGGTATCGAACTGGCTGACCGAATGGTTCGCTTACGACGAGCGTGCCTATCCGCTGCTTGGCGTCCAACCAGGCGAAAAGGTCGCCGGCTTCATCCATATCGGCTCTTCGACCTTCCCGTCGACGGAACGCCCGCGACCGGAACTGACTGAGACCGTGACCTGGATCGGCGGAGAGGACACGTGA
- the thrS gene encoding threonine--tRNA ligase produces the protein MSQAVSLTFPDGSVRSYDAGATGRDVAESISKSLAKKAVAVAIDGTVRDLSDPVTEGKIEIITRNDDRALELIRHDAAHVMAEAVQELWPGTQVTIGPVIENGFYYDFAKNEPFTPDDLPVIEKKMREIIQRNAPFTKQIWSREKAKEVFASKGERYKVELVDAIPEGQDLKIYYQGDWFDLCRGPHMASTGQIGSAFKLMKVAGAYWRGDSNNPMLTRIYGTAFAEQADLDNYLHILAEAEKRDHRRLGREMDLFHFQEEGPGVVFWHGKGWRMFQTLVSYMRRRLADDYQEVNAPQVLDKSLWETSGHWGWYRDNMFKVTVAGDETDDDRVFALKPMNCPGHIQIFKHGLKSYRELPIRLAEFGAVHRYEPSGALHGLMRVRGFIQDDAHIFCTDEQMAAECLKINDLILSVYKDFGFDEITIKLSTRPDKRVGSDDLWDRAESVMMNVLDTIKQQSNNIKTGILPGEGAFYGPKFEYTLKDAIGREWQCGTTQVDFNLPERFGAFYIDQHSEKTQPVMIHRAICGSMERFLGILIENFAGHMPLWVSPQQVVIATITSEADDYGNEVAEALREAGLNVETDFRNEKINYKIREHSVTKVPVIIVCGKKEAEERSVNIRRLGSQAQTAMALDEAIASLSLEATPPDILRKREAKRAKAA, from the coding sequence ATGTCCCAAGCCGTTTCCCTGACATTTCCCGATGGTTCCGTGCGCAGCTACGATGCCGGCGCAACCGGCCGGGATGTCGCCGAATCCATTTCCAAATCGCTTGCCAAGAAAGCCGTCGCCGTTGCGATCGACGGCACCGTGCGCGACCTCTCCGACCCGGTTACCGAAGGCAAGATCGAGATCATCACCCGCAACGACGACCGCGCGCTGGAACTCATCCGGCATGATGCGGCGCACGTCATGGCGGAAGCGGTGCAGGAACTGTGGCCCGGCACGCAGGTGACCATCGGCCCGGTCATCGAAAACGGCTTCTATTACGACTTCGCCAAGAACGAGCCCTTCACGCCCGACGACCTTCCGGTCATTGAGAAGAAGATGCGCGAGATCATTCAGCGCAATGCGCCGTTCACCAAGCAGATCTGGTCGCGCGAGAAGGCAAAGGAAGTTTTCGCGTCCAAGGGTGAGCGCTACAAGGTCGAACTTGTCGATGCCATTCCGGAAGGGCAGGACCTGAAGATCTATTATCAGGGCGATTGGTTCGACCTTTGCCGCGGGCCGCACATGGCCTCCACCGGCCAGATCGGTTCGGCCTTCAAGCTGATGAAGGTGGCCGGTGCTTATTGGCGCGGCGACAGCAACAATCCGATGCTGACCCGCATCTATGGCACGGCTTTTGCCGAGCAGGCCGATCTCGACAATTATCTGCACATTCTCGCCGAGGCCGAGAAGCGCGATCACCGTCGTCTCGGCCGCGAAATGGACCTGTTCCATTTCCAGGAAGAGGGTCCAGGCGTCGTCTTCTGGCACGGCAAGGGCTGGCGGATGTTCCAGACGCTGGTGTCCTACATGCGCCGGCGGCTTGCTGACGACTATCAGGAAGTCAACGCGCCGCAGGTGCTCGACAAGTCCCTTTGGGAAACCTCCGGTCACTGGGGCTGGTATCGCGACAACATGTTCAAGGTCACTGTCGCCGGCGACGAGACCGACGACGATCGCGTCTTCGCGCTGAAGCCTATGAATTGCCCTGGCCACATTCAGATCTTCAAGCATGGCTTGAAGTCCTACCGCGAACTACCTATCCGGCTTGCGGAATTCGGAGCCGTGCATCGCTACGAGCCCTCGGGCGCGCTGCATGGACTGATGCGCGTGCGCGGCTTCATACAGGACGATGCGCATATCTTCTGTACCGACGAGCAGATGGCTGCCGAATGCCTAAAGATCAATGATCTGATCCTGTCGGTCTATAAGGATTTCGGGTTCGATGAGATCACGATCAAGCTTTCCACTCGTCCGGACAAGCGTGTCGGCTCCGACGATCTATGGGATCGCGCCGAAAGCGTGATGATGAATGTGCTGGATACGATCAAGCAGCAATCGAACAACATCAAGACCGGCATTCTGCCGGGCGAGGGCGCGTTCTACGGGCCGAAGTTCGAATATACGCTGAAGGATGCCATCGGCCGTGAATGGCAATGCGGCACGACGCAGGTCGACTTCAACCTGCCGGAACGCTTCGGCGCCTTCTATATCGACCAGCATTCCGAAAAGACGCAGCCGGTCATGATCCACCGTGCCATCTGCGGCTCGATGGAACGCTTCCTCGGCATCCTGATCGAAAACTTTGCGGGCCATATGCCGCTCTGGGTCTCGCCGCAGCAGGTGGTCATCGCAACCATCACTTCGGAAGCGGATGACTACGGCAACGAAGTAGCGGAAGCGCTGCGCGAGGCCGGGCTCAATGTCGAAACCGATTTCCGCAACGAAAAGATCAACTACAAGATCCGCGAGCATTCGGTGACGAAGGTTCCGGTCATCATCGTCTGCGGCAAGAAGGAAGCCGAGGAGCGCTCGGTTAACATCCGCCGCCTCGGCAGCCAGGCGCAGACGGCAATGGCGCTCGATGAAGCCATCGCTTCGCTTTCGCTCGAAGCTACGCCGCCGGACATCCTGCGCAAGCGCGAAGCCAAGCGGGCCAAAGCCGCTTGA
- a CDS encoding DUF1697 domain-containing protein has protein sequence MAVYVALLHSIVLGSGRRVVMSTLREMAEGLGFSSVKTLVATGNLVFEADEQPIAEIETRLEAGFAQTFGRPVDIIVRDAATWRKLAAGNPFDGGEGSEVIVRVMRQPLAPSVIDTLEKHRNGPERLAVIDGDLWIDFGGKASETRLLSALTTKRLGVGTLRNWNTVRGLAEMIGR, from the coding sequence ATGGCAGTCTACGTGGCGCTTCTGCACAGCATCGTCCTCGGTAGTGGGCGCCGCGTCGTCATGAGCACGTTGCGGGAGATGGCGGAAGGCCTCGGATTTTCCAGTGTTAAAACGCTGGTCGCGACCGGCAATCTCGTCTTCGAGGCCGACGAACAACCAATAGCGGAGATCGAAACTCGGCTTGAAGCTGGCTTCGCACAAACCTTTGGCAGGCCTGTCGATATCATCGTCCGCGATGCAGCGACCTGGCGCAAGCTTGCCGCCGGCAATCCGTTCGATGGCGGCGAGGGCAGCGAGGTCATCGTTCGCGTCATGCGCCAGCCGCTGGCACCGTCGGTGATAGACACGCTCGAGAAGCACAGGAATGGCCCGGAGCGCTTGGCCGTGATCGACGGCGACTTATGGATCGATTTCGGCGGGAAAGCGAGCGAAACGCGTCTGCTGTCCGCGCTCACCACCAAACGCCTCGGCGTCGGCACGTTGCGAAACTGGAACACGGTGCGCGGATTGGCCGAGATGATCGGGCGTTAA
- the yidD gene encoding membrane protein insertion efficiency factor YidD, which yields MCQFCLMQDDDGDEGGAAPPRHVQRGGSPSADKAVKSRNYSGPFRKTPDRLLGMGLIRLYQLTLSGFIGNSCRHIPTCSEYGYESIARHGLWAGGWMTLFRVARCGPGGTSGLDPAPEVLENRYHWWTPWRYFRLGQKAA from the coding sequence ATGTGCCAATTCTGTCTGATGCAGGACGACGATGGAGACGAGGGCGGTGCTGCCCCTCCAAGACATGTGCAGCGCGGTGGATCACCTTCCGCCGACAAGGCGGTCAAATCGCGCAATTATTCCGGCCCCTTCCGCAAGACGCCCGACAGGCTGCTCGGTATGGGCCTCATCCGCCTCTACCAACTGACGCTTTCCGGCTTCATCGGCAATTCCTGCCGTCACATCCCTACCTGCTCGGAATACGGCTACGAATCGATCGCCCGTCATGGCCTGTGGGCTGGCGGCTGGATGACGCTGTTCCGGGTGGCGCGATGCGGGCCAGGCGGTACCAGCGGGCTTGATCCCGCACCGGAAGTGCTGGAAAACCGCTACCATTGGTGGACACCATGGCGCTATTTCCGCCTAGGGCAAAAGGCTGCCTGA
- a CDS encoding iron-sulfur cluster assembly scaffold protein, protein MMDDIYNSKILEFAGNIERIGSLSDADASAQAHSRLCGSRVKIWLKMDGDVVTDFAHDVKACALGQASSSIMARHVVGATAAELRKAREDMLAMLKADGEGPDGRFEDMRYLKPVRDYKARHASTMLTFDAVVDAVGQIEAAREGESTKTAEAV, encoded by the coding sequence ATGATGGACGACATCTACAACAGCAAGATCCTGGAATTCGCCGGCAACATCGAACGAATCGGCAGCCTTTCCGACGCCGATGCAAGCGCCCAGGCCCATTCCAGACTCTGCGGCTCCCGCGTCAAGATCTGGCTGAAAATGGACGGCGATGTCGTTACCGATTTTGCCCACGACGTCAAGGCCTGTGCCCTCGGGCAGGCCTCGTCCTCTATCATGGCCCGCCATGTGGTCGGTGCCACCGCAGCCGAACTGCGCAAGGCACGCGAAGATATGCTTGCGATGCTGAAGGCGGACGGCGAGGGACCTGATGGACGCTTCGAAGACATGCGTTATTTGAAGCCCGTTCGAGATTACAAGGCGCGCCATGCCTCGACGATGCTGACCTTCGACGCCGTCGTTGACGCAGTTGGACAGATCGAAGCGGCGCGCGAGGGCGAAAGCACCAAGACCGCCGAAGCCGTCTGA